Sequence from the Catenuloplanes indicus genome:
GTCGAGCCGACCGGCGAGTACGCGGAGACCGTGCTGGTGCCGTGCCAGGGCGACCCGGCCGCGTCCGACGTGATCGCGGTGCTGCGGCGGACCGGCGATCTGGTGCCGGCCACCGGGACCGCGCGCGTGACGAGCGGGCCGTTCTGCGCCGGCACGTGGCAGCTCAGCCTGGTCACGGTCCCGGGCGCGGAGCCGCTGTTCGTGGTGACCAGCGGCCCGGCGGCGACCCTGAAGCTGGTCACGGCCGGCACGAACGTGTGCTCGGCCCGGGTGCGCGGCGCGGCGCCGTCCGCGATCCGCGCGGTCGCCTGCGGCGACTCCCCGCTGCCCACCGCCACGCCGACATCCTCCCCCACGCCGACCACCGCGTTCCAGATCTAGAGTTCCGGTATGCGGTTCGTCTATCTGGGTCCCGAAGCCACGTTCACCGAGCAGGCGTTGCTCACGGTGCCGGAGGCGGCGGACGGTGAGCGGGTGCCCGCGCGGAGCGTGCCGGAGGCGCTGGACGCGGTGCGCGGCGGCGACGCGGACGCCGCGCTGGTCCCGCTGGAGAACTCGATCGGCGGCGCGGTCCCGATCACGCTGGACGAGTTGATCGCCGGTGTGCCGCTGATGATCATCCGCGAGGTGGTGATCCCGGTCGAGTTCGTGCTGGGCGCGCGCGCCGGCACGCCGCTCGGCGCGATCCGGACCGTGGCCGCGCACCCGCAGGCCTCCACGCAGTGCCGCAACTGGCTGCGTTCACACCTGCCGGATGCCGAGGTCACGGACGTGCTGTCCAACTCGGCCGCGGCGATCGCGGCCGCGGCCGGTGAGTTCGACGCCGCGATCTGCGCGCCGCTCGGCGCCGCGCGCTACGAGCTGACCGTGCTCGCCGACAAGATCGCCGACCATTCGCACGCGGTGACCCGGTTCGCGCTGGTCACCCGGCCGGCGACGCCGCCCGCGCCGACCGGCGACGATCTCACGTCGCTGGCGCTGGTGATCCGGCACGACCAGGTCGGCGCGCTGCTGACCGTGCTGACCGAGCTCTCGGTCCGCGGCATCAACCTGACCCGGATCGAGTCGCGGCCGACCGGCGAGGCGCTCGGGCGCTACGTGTTCTTCCTGGACTGTGCCGGGCACGTCGCGGAGACCCGGTTCGGCGAGGCGCTGCAGGGGCTGCGCCGGGTGTGCGCGGACGTGCGCTTCCTCGGCTCGTATCCCCGGCACCGCTGGGCGCCCGGCCTCGATCATCCGGTGCCGGCGCCCGCGGGCCTGTCCGACGACGCGTTCGCCGCCTCCGCCGCGTGGGTCGACCGTCTCCGCCACGGCGACTACTGACCGCGCGCCGGGCGGAGGAGGTCAACGGGTCAGTCGAGCAGGCCGCCGAGGAGGCCGCCGCCGCTGTTGCTCTGACCGCCGGCGACCGCGTGGCCACCGGGCGGCTCCTCCGACGGCTGGACCACGACGAAGCCCTGGCCGGCGAAGCTCATCGTGAAGGCCTCGCCGGTGGAGCGGCCGAGCAGCGTGCCAAGGCCCAGCTGGTCGGCGCGGTGGTAGCCGGTCTGCAGGTTGGCGGACCAGGCGATGGCGGCCTGCGGGTCCACGTACGTCGGGGCGTCGATGTTGAGCACGACCGGGCTGCCGTTGGAGGTGACCGCGATCCGGCCGTAACCGGTGAAGACGCAGTTGAAGAGGCCGGCCGAGGACATCATGCCCATGCCCTGGACCATCTTGATGTCGTAGTTGAGCGTCGGGTCGAAGGCCAGCACGTTCGCCCCGTTGATGGACAGCGCGTCGCCTGGCTCCAGGTCGATGATGTGGATGTCGGCGGCGCGGTCGGCGAGGAAGAGGTCGCCGTGGCCGCTGACCTTCATCAGCGGGACGCCCTCGCCGGTGAGCTGCTTCTTGATGAACTTGCCGAGGCCACCGGAGCCGAGCGCCTGGAACTGCATCTGCCCCTGGTACGCCACCATGGTGCCGGTGCGGGCCATCATCTCGCCGTTGAGCTGGTACTTCAGCATCTTCGAGTTCTGCAGCCGCATGCCGGGGTGCTGATCCTGGTTGTTCTCCAGGTTCTCCGCGGAGAAAAGGGCGCTGCGCATGATGGTTCCTCCAGCCAGACCGAACTGTTCCGCTTCGAGCCTAGATCGGTGGTTCAACCCCAGCCGAGCTCGTGCAGCCGCGCGTCGTCGATGCCGAAGTGGTGGGCGATCTCGTGGACCACGGTCACCGCGACCTCGTCGACCACGTCGTCCTCGCTGTCGCAGACGCGCAGCGTCGGGTTGCGGTAGATGGTGATGCGGTCGGGCAGCACACCGGCGTAGTCCCACCCCCGCTCGGTCAGCGCGTGGCCCTCGTAGAGGCCGAGCAGCTCCGGCTCGCCGGGCGGGGAATCGTCCTCGACCAGGATGACGACGTTGTCCATCAGCCGGAGCAGTTCCTCCGGCACCTCGTCGAGCGCCTCGCCGACGAGTTCCTCGAAGCGGTCGCGGTCCATCTCCACGGGCACGCGACCAACTATGCCAGCGCTCGTGCCGGGCTCGCCGCGCTGCGAGCCCGGCACGGCGGTGAGTCAGGCGAGTTTCGCGGAGAGCGTGATTTCCTGGACGCCCGGCGCGAGCAGGCGGGAGATCGGGCAGTTGGCCTTGGCCTCCTCCGCGATCTTGAGGAACGTCGGCTCGTCGATCCCGGGCACGTCGCCGGTGGTCTCCAGGTCGATCCTGGTGACGGAGAAGCCCGCGTCCGTCTGGCCCATGTGGACCGTGGCGGTGGAGTCCACGGACGTCGGCGTGAAACCCGCGTCCGACAGGGCCTTGGAGAACGCCATCGAGAAGCAGCCGGCGTGCGCGGCGCCGATCAGCTCCTCCGGGTTCGTCCCCTCCCCCTCCTCGAAGCGGGACTTGAACGAGTAGTTGCCCTGAAGGCCGCCCTTGCCGGTGCGGACCGTCCCGGAACCCTCGGTGAGATTGCCCTGCCAGCGAGCAGAGCCGGAGCGAATAGGCATAACTGCGACGCTAGCCGGGCCGGGCGGCGAAATCCGGGGAACCCGCAACCGGTCTCGGGACTGTGACGTCATGTCCATGAGAGCTGAAATCCCAGGTCGGCGTGGAACAATCCTTCGGAGGGAGGCGGATCCCATGGAGCAGCAGACGCCCCGAGAGCCCGGCGCCGCGATCAACGGCCATTCGGTGCCGGACCTGCTCGACACCCGTGGCGACGATCAAGAGCCGGACCCGTCCGGCGATACGGTGTCCGCCCGGCCCGGGCGCTGGCGCAGCCGGCTCCGGCCGGACCTCTTCGTGCTGCGCGGCGTCGCACTGTTCGGCGCGGCGGGCGTGTTCGGCTCGCTGATCACCGAGTGGCAACGGTACGACGTGCCGCTGGACGACGGTGGGGACTTCTCCGGCGCGGAGATCGTCGAGCCGATCCGGGTGTACCTGGACCAGCTGGGCGTGCTCGGCTACGGCTACCTCGGCGCCGCGATCGCGCTGGCCGGCTGCGTCGCGCTGGCGCTGTTCGGCCGCGCGTCCGGGCGGGCGCAGAGCCGCGTGCTGGCGCTCGCCATGGCCGGTGCCGCGCTCGCCTGTGTCGCCGCGGTGCTCCTCTCCGGCGACTCGGAGACGATCCGCCTCAGCGGCCTGGTCTACTCCTCCGGCGAGATCGACTTCACCCTGCACACCGAGATGGGTACGTGGTATGCGCTGGCCGGTGTCGCGCTGCTCGGGCTCGCCGCCTACCTCACGCCGCGGCCGCGTACCGCCCCGCCCGTCGGGAGCGGGCCGGATCACGACCCGGACGCGGACGAATGGCGCCGGCCGGTGGTGCCACGGCACGCGGACGAGGCACCGGCCGCGCCACTGGACCTGAGCGTGGAGCCGGTGGAACCGTTCCACCGCTCGTTCGACGACCGGCGAGAGCCCTGGCGGTAGGGATATGGGGGTGAGCGCTCCGGAGGACCCCGGTAGGCTCAGCAACCGTGATTGATCTGCGCCTGCTTCGTGACAACCCGGACGTGCTCCGAGCGAGCCAGCGCCAGCGGGGTGAGTCGGACTCCGTCGTCGACGAGCTGCTGGCGGCCGACGAGTCCCGGCGGTCGGCGGTGCAGCGCTTCGAGTCACTGCGCGCGGAGCAGAAGACGCTCGGCAAGCAGATCCCGAAGGCCGCGCCGGACGAGAAGGCGACGCTGCTCGCCCGCACCAAGGAGCTGGCCACCGAGGTGAAGGCCGCGGAGGCCGCAGTCGGCGAGGCCGAGGCGGAGCTGAAGCGCGCGCAGTTCGCGATCCCGAACCTGGTCGAGGAC
This genomic interval carries:
- the pheA gene encoding prephenate dehydratase; the protein is MRFVYLGPEATFTEQALLTVPEAADGERVPARSVPEALDAVRGGDADAALVPLENSIGGAVPITLDELIAGVPLMIIREVVIPVEFVLGARAGTPLGAIRTVAAHPQASTQCRNWLRSHLPDAEVTDVLSNSAAAIAAAAGEFDAAICAPLGAARYELTVLADKIADHSHAVTRFALVTRPATPPAPTGDDLTSLALVIRHDQVGALLTVLTELSVRGINLTRIESRPTGEALGRYVFFLDCAGHVAETRFGEALQGLRRVCADVRFLGSYPRHRWAPGLDHPVPAPAGLSDDAFAASAAWVDRLRHGDY
- a CDS encoding AIM24 family protein, with amino-acid sequence MRSALFSAENLENNQDQHPGMRLQNSKMLKYQLNGEMMARTGTMVAYQGQMQFQALGSGGLGKFIKKQLTGEGVPLMKVSGHGDLFLADRAADIHIIDLEPGDALSINGANVLAFDPTLNYDIKMVQGMGMMSSAGLFNCVFTGYGRIAVTSNGSPVVLNIDAPTYVDPQAAIAWSANLQTGYHRADQLGLGTLLGRSTGEAFTMSFAGQGFVVVQPSEEPPGGHAVAGGQSNSGGGLLGGLLD
- a CDS encoding metallopeptidase family protein; this encodes MEMDRDRFEELVGEALDEVPEELLRLMDNVVILVEDDSPPGEPELLGLYEGHALTERGWDYAGVLPDRITIYRNPTLRVCDSEDDVVDEVAVTVVHEIAHHFGIDDARLHELGWG
- a CDS encoding OsmC family protein; this encodes MPIRSGSARWQGNLTEGSGTVRTGKGGLQGNYSFKSRFEEGEGTNPEELIGAAHAGCFSMAFSKALSDAGFTPTSVDSTATVHMGQTDAGFSVTRIDLETTGDVPGIDEPTFLKIAEEAKANCPISRLLAPGVQEITLSAKLA